GGCTCACATGTGCAGTGGCGCTTGAAGTGGTCGGCTTGTTCATCGTGGCGGTACTCATCGGGGTTCCTCGCTTCAACTTGTCGGAGATTGGGTCATGACTGGTCTAAACCGTGGAACCCCAATGTCGGTTTCCCATGGGGGGGCGTCAAGGGGGAATGGGGGCAGTGACACCCGTTTGGCGAGTCGTGGCCCGTGCCCTATATTACCCGCCCGGTCAGTAATGTAACTCGGAGTCAATCAAGGAGACCTTATGGCCAAGAATACGCGCTTGCGTTCAAACCTCAAGTCGTGGATTCCTCGACTGCTTCAAGCTCAGTCTGATAATCTCAATGAGGCGGATACTTCGGCTCGAATTGCAAAAGTGTTCGAAGAAGTCCTCGGTTATGACGCTCTAGAAGAGATCGGACGCGAGACTGAAATGAAGGGCAAATATGTTGACTTGGCGATAAAACTGGATGGTGCCATAAAGATTCTCATCGAGGTAAAGTCTGCTGGAGTCACACTCCGAGATCGGCACATCGAACAGGCCGAGGGCTATGCATCGCGAAACAACTACGAATGGGTATTGCTCACCAACGGCATAGTTTGGACCCTGTATCACTTAAGTTTCGAGGAGGGAATCGAGTATGAGCGGGTGTTTTCGGTGGACATTGGGCAATGCGAGCTAGACGAGGCCTGCGAGTGCTTTTCACTCCTGAGCAGAGATTCGATCCGTAAGAATCTGCACGAAAAGCATTGGGAGCACCAGTCTGCCTTAAGCCCGGCCCAGCTGGGAAAATCCATCTTCAGAGAGGACGTCCTCATGTATCTCCGAAGAATCATTCGCAAACAAAACGGGATCCTCGTGGACCTCGAAGACTTGGCAAACGCCATCCAGGGGATGCTCTCGACGGAGACACGTGAATTGATGGGACCGCCTCGCATCCGTCGGCAACGGAGACGGACCGCCTCAGAGAAGGCCGATACGTCTACGGCTCACGCACCTTCGCCAGCAAATGAGACGGCATCGGAAAGTCGTCCCTCTTCGCAACCCGGCTAGGGAGCATTCCATGAGCGTGCAAGACCGATGATACTTACTTCTGCCATTGCATCTAAGGGGTAAACATGCGTTCGGAAGGTTCTGCCGGGCCGTATCAGCTATTTATGCTCGTGCTATGCGTTATGGCGCTGATCCTCTTAGCGATTGACACATTTGTTCCTGCAGGAGAAGACACCGAGACAATTCTCTCTGTTGCTGACACTCTGATTTGCGTGCTCTTCCTCATCGACTTTCTCGTCAGTTTGATCTCAGCGCCAAATCGTTGGCGCTATCTAAGAACTTGGGGCTGGATCGATCTACTTTCTAGCATCCCCGCCGTTAATCTCGCGCGACTCGGGCGTGCTGCAAGGGTGCTTCGCATTCTTCGGGTATTGCGCGGAGTCCGAGCAACGAAGGTGCTATCCTCATTCATTCTCGAAAAACGAGCCGAGAGTGCGGTGCTTGCGGCAGCGATCCTGACGCTTCTCCTGCTCGTCTTCTCGAGCATTGCTGTTTTGGGACTTGAGAGGGGTGTCGAGAACGCAAACATCCGTACAGCAGAAGATGCGCTATGGTGGGCAGTGGCAACAGTTACGACCGTAGGATACGGAGATCGTTATCCCATCACGACTGAGGGGCGCGTGATTGCGGGCATACTGATGATAGCTGGCGTGGGATTATTCGGGACTTTTTCCGGATTCGTGGCATCGTGGTTCTTGGCTCCGCGAAGAGGGAACGAAGCGAAGTAACCTCAAGCCGGGACAGGGTCATATGGAAGAGCCCGGTGCACCGCAGCAACGCCCGCCGGAGGCGGACTTGTCGTGGGCGCTGATCGTCGGGAGTCGTGCAACTCATCCCCTGCGTCCTAGAATTGGACACAGCGCCTCCTTCAAGATAGCCCCGTCCTACATCTTAGTGGCAGCACTCCCGACAAACGTCGAGAGAATGGCATTGAAGTGGGCTGCCATTTTAGGCCAGAGCAACGCACCATTCACACGCCCGGCCAGCCCCCAGTTCCACGTTCCTCCTGTGACGCCGCCCAACAGATACAGGAATTCAAACACATCGCTGGTCTTCGCCTCCGGCGAGGCGAAGCGCTCCTTGAATCGCGCGGGGTCGGCAACGGGATGATCGATGTACAAGTCTTCAAGACGTAGCATTAGTACCGTCCATTCGGACTGGGAGTACCCCCACACATCGTGAAGCCGAAAGAGAGAGACTGCTTTGAGGTCACGCGGCTTCAAATCGATGATGATCGCCTTGTCTGCGGTCGCCTTCTCGATCTCTGATATGAGCGCAGTCTCATCAGCGTGCCAAGTATACGGCGCACTTGTCGGGCTCTTCTTGCGCACAAAGGAAGCCAAGGCGGAAGATTTCCCGGCGAGCCGAATCTCTCGAAGGCACGTGAACGCGGCCCGTGACTCGTCGCGATCCACAGAGTAGACGAAGAATGGCACGCATCCTCTCTCAGGAGAGCAGCGTGGCGGTGCGCCCCGGCGCGCTCTCCTCATCCGAAATTGAGCAACTCGCTTTATGTCTCGCCGCGTCCAGCGATTGCGTTGCTAACTTCATGAAAGGGATGAAAACACTTGCAGCGCGCAGTGACCGGCCCGCCGGTGCAGGCCAGAAGCGCCGTAAGCGAGATCGTCATCGCAATCCGACCACGGTCCATTTCGGAAACAAGATGCAAGACGGGGTCTTTCCGCGCAAGTAGTTCGTAAATGCGTACGCTCTTTGTACGCACCGTTTTTCCCGCCGATGCAAAGTACGGTGCGTGCAGAGGGCGCTCGCGCCCTACGGACTACAAGAACTGCGATCCAGCCAATCATAGAACGTCTGCCTATGCGCGGGGTCTTCTGTCCACGCCGGAAGCGGATAGGCGCCGTTCTCAAGTCCCCTCACATACCCGCGCGGGCTGGCAACGCCATCGGGGACACAGCGAATCAAAACGTGCGGGCTGACATTGAGCCGTTCGGCAATCCGGATCAGATGTCCCGTCCACGAATCCACGCTGCCGGCTCTCCCCGGCTCATGGGGACACTTCCGGATCCATGCGACCGCGACTTCGCGGAAACGGGGATCTTGCCTGGCGCGAGCGCCGAACAGATCGGAGTCGGATATCGATTCCCGGCAGTTCTGCCTGGGTGTGCTCGCAACTGCGGCGGCTCGGCGGGAGCCTCGCCCTCCCCAATGCGCGTTCCGGCCCGGGGGGCTGCAACGCCCCGGTTGTTCAACGCTTCTCTGGCTTTTGCATTGATTGATTTGAAGAGCCCCCGGCGAAGCCGGGGAAGTTCTTATTTCTGTCTCTTTCTTTAGGAGCTTTTTTTCGGCGCTCGTAACCGACGAGGAGACAT
This bacterium DNA region includes the following protein-coding sequences:
- a CDS encoding type I restriction enzyme HsdR N-terminal domain-containing protein, producing the protein MAKNTRLRSNLKSWIPRLLQAQSDNLNEADTSARIAKVFEEVLGYDALEEIGRETEMKGKYVDLAIKLDGAIKILIEVKSAGVTLRDRHIEQAEGYASRNNYEWVLLTNGIVWTLYHLSFEEGIEYERVFSVDIGQCELDEACECFSLLSRDSIRKNLHEKHWEHQSALSPAQLGKSIFREDVLMYLRRIIRKQNGILVDLEDLANAIQGMLSTETRELMGPPRIRRQRRRTASEKADTSTAHAPSPANETASESRPSSQPG
- a CDS encoding ion transporter, with protein sequence MRSEGSAGPYQLFMLVLCVMALILLAIDTFVPAGEDTETILSVADTLICVLFLIDFLVSLISAPNRWRYLRTWGWIDLLSSIPAVNLARLGRAARVLRILRVLRGVRATKVLSSFILEKRAESAVLAAAILTLLLLVFSSIAVLGLERGVENANIRTAEDALWWAVATVTTVGYGDRYPITTEGRVIAGILMIAGVGLFGTFSGFVASWFLAPRRGNEAK